In one window of Nocardia brasiliensis DNA:
- a CDS encoding DJ-1/PfpI family protein, with amino-acid sequence MQVAVVLYPGMTALDAIGPYELLRLVPGTEIRLVSNEVGPIITDSGVLALGATHTFDETPTPDVVVVPGSGTDTPTAMANKGLTEWLAAVHPHTKWTTSVCSGALILAAAGILPGHPATTHWFAQKPMALLGVRSRPTERIVRSGKILTAAGVSAGIDAALWLIGEIYGAERAEIVQLLIEYDPHPPYDSGHPTKASAKVMRKATAEMVRDSTNVRSTVAIGTLGWQQALTKIRGSRRR; translated from the coding sequence TTGCAGGTCGCCGTGGTCCTCTATCCCGGCATGACCGCGCTGGACGCGATCGGACCGTATGAGCTCCTGCGTCTGGTGCCCGGCACCGAAATCCGTTTGGTGAGCAACGAAGTCGGGCCGATCATCACCGACAGCGGTGTGCTCGCCCTCGGCGCGACCCACACCTTCGACGAAACACCCACTCCCGATGTGGTTGTCGTGCCCGGCTCGGGCACCGACACCCCGACCGCGATGGCGAACAAGGGCCTGACCGAGTGGCTGGCCGCGGTCCATCCGCACACCAAGTGGACCACCTCGGTGTGTTCGGGCGCGCTGATTCTGGCCGCGGCGGGCATCCTGCCGGGTCATCCCGCGACGACGCACTGGTTCGCGCAGAAGCCGATGGCGCTGCTCGGCGTGCGGTCGCGCCCAACGGAGCGGATCGTGCGCTCGGGCAAGATCCTCACCGCCGCAGGGGTTTCCGCGGGCATCGACGCCGCGCTGTGGCTGATCGGGGAGATCTACGGTGCCGAGCGGGCCGAGATCGTCCAGCTGCTGATCGAATACGACCCGCACCCGCCCTACGATTCCGGTCACCCGACGAAGGCCTCGGCGAAGGTGATGCGCAAGGCCACCGCCGAGATGGTGCGCGACAGCACCAATGTGCGCTCCACGGTCGCGATCGGCACCCTCGGCTGGCAACAGGCCCTCACCAAGATCCGCGGTAGCAGGCGCCGCTGA
- a CDS encoding ester cyclase gives MDQRIVDTTPVPQQLLNGWLTLWNGVYTYADDLVATDFRLHAALLDGGDGGAVRGPDALVDWIDRTRAPFTELVFSVQVGPITDRDHLVIRWEAVGTYSGGFPGATAPAGTAIRFTGIDILRIEHAKVTEYWVNSDMHMLLATLGVRI, from the coding sequence ATGGACCAGCGCATCGTCGACACCACACCGGTACCCCAGCAGCTGCTCAACGGCTGGCTCACCCTGTGGAACGGCGTCTACACCTACGCCGACGACCTCGTCGCCACCGATTTCCGGCTGCACGCCGCGCTGCTCGACGGCGGTGACGGCGGCGCGGTCCGTGGACCGGACGCCCTCGTCGATTGGATCGACCGGACCCGTGCGCCGTTCACCGAGCTGGTGTTCAGCGTCCAGGTCGGGCCGATCACCGACCGCGACCACCTCGTGATCCGCTGGGAAGCGGTCGGCACCTACAGCGGCGGATTCCCCGGCGCGACTGCACCGGCGGGCACCGCGATCCGGTTCACGGGGATCGACATCCTGCGGATCGAACACGCGAAAGTCACCGAATACTGGGTGAATTCGGACATGCACATGCTGCTGGCCACGCTCGGCGTCCGGATCTGA